The DNA window CGTCCAGCGTCCTCCCTCGCAGGCCGACCGCGACCTCGCCCGGCAGTTCGTCGTCCGTCGCCGGGAGCAGACGGGCCAGTCGGATCCGCCGGCAGAACTGCGCGAGTTCGCCAGTCTGCTGCTGTGCGGCAATGAAATCCTTTTCCTCGAATAACGGACCAGGCGCCTCCATGATTACACGACGCAGCTTTTTAACAGGCATCGCCGCCGCGCCGGGCATCCTGGCCACCGGCTCGCTCTGGGCCGATGACAAAATTGTCGCGGCCAATCCCTTGCCCCTGCATCATCCAGGCAAGGTAAAGAGCATCATTTTTTACTACTGCAAAGGCGGCCCCTCGCAGGCCCATACCTTTGACAAGCCGGGCCGCATCGAAGACCCCGCGCTCTACCCCTGGGATTTCCAGAAGTGCGGGCAATCGGGGTTGGAAATCAGCGAGCTGTTCCCCCGGCTGCAGACCGTGGCCGACGACCTGTGCGTGATCCGCTCCGGCTATGGCGCCATTGCCTCGCATGCGGAGGCCGGACTCTATATCTTCACCGGAGCGAGTAAACTCGGCGCCAGTCTCGGCGCCTGGATGCTGCACGGGCTGGGCAGCGGCAATCCGAACTTGCCGGGACACGTGCTGCTGACCGGTCGCGCGGCCGGCGACAAATGGGCCGTTTCCGATGGCGAAGTCCACGGCGGAGCCCGCGCCGTCGGCGCAGGCGGATTGCCGCCCGCCCTGCAGGCACAAAAGGTATCCGACCTGCAGGAGCCGATCGCCAACCTGGACGGCCCGCTCACCGGAGCGGCGCAGCAGCGCTGGCTGGCGGAGCTTCGCGCCACGAACGCCGCCTTTGCCGCGCGTCATCCGCATGCGGCCCAGTTGACGGCGCGGGACGAGTCGTACCGGTCCGCGTACCGGATGCAAACGGCCGCGCCGGAAGCGTTTGATTTCTCCCAGGAGGCGGAAGATCCGGCCATCCGCAAACTGTATGGACTGGACCCACAAGAGACGCGCAGCACCGGCGTGAAACTGTTGCTGGCCCGGCGCCTGGTGGAACGCGGCGTGCGGTTCATCGTCGTCCCTTCGGTCTCGGTGCCGGGCGGACGCGGCGACTGGGACACCCATACTCCGACCCAGGTGCGTGAAGCGTTGCCCAAGCTCTCGCTGGCATGCGACCAGCCGCTGACCGGTTTGATTACCGACCTGAAACAGCGTGGGCTGCTGGACCAGACGCTGGTGGTCTGGGGCGGAGAGATGGGCCGCGGCGGGGCAGGCCACATGAACCACAACGGCAGCGCCTTTTGCTGGTGGATGGCCGGCGGCGGAGTACGGCCGGGCTTTGTCTATGGCGCCACCGACGAGCAGGGATTCACGGCTGTCGAAAAACCAATCCACGTCCGCGACCTGCATGCCACCATGCTCTGGATGTGCGGTCTCGATCACCGCCAGATGCAGCACAATGGCGTCGGCTTCGACACCACCTGCAAAGTGGCGCAG is part of the Lignipirellula cremea genome and encodes:
- a CDS encoding DUF1501 domain-containing protein, with product MITRRSFLTGIAAAPGILATGSLWADDKIVAANPLPLHHPGKVKSIIFYYCKGGPSQAHTFDKPGRIEDPALYPWDFQKCGQSGLEISELFPRLQTVADDLCVIRSGYGAIASHAEAGLYIFTGASKLGASLGAWMLHGLGSGNPNLPGHVLLTGRAAGDKWAVSDGEVHGGARAVGAGGLPPALQAQKVSDLQEPIANLDGPLTGAAQQRWLAELRATNAAFAARHPHAAQLTARDESYRSAYRMQTAAPEAFDFSQEAEDPAIRKLYGLDPQETRSTGVKLLLARRLVERGVRFIVVPSVSVPGGRGDWDTHTPTQVREALPKLSLACDQPLTGLITDLKQRGLLDQTLVVWGGEMGRGGAGHMNHNGSAFCWWMAGGGVRPGFVYGATDEQGFTAVEKPIHVRDLHATMLWMCGLDHRQMQHNGVGFDTTCKVAQGIIA